The DNA sequence gaaattttGATTTTGAGATGATAAAAAACTATGAACTATCTGTACAAGCCAAAGATGGAGGAGGCCTTTTTGCCCATGCCAAGGTGCTAATAGAAGTGATAGATGACAACGATAATGCTCCTGAGATAATCATTACCTCGTTATCCACTTCTATTCCTGAGGATTCTGAACCTGGAACAGTGATTGCTGTAATAAGAGTCAATGATCAAGATTCTGGGGAAAATGGAGAAGCCGATTGCCAGATTATAGAGAAGGTACCCTTTGAGTTAAATCTGTCATCTAACAGATTCTATAAGATAATCACCACGAAAACTGTAGATAGAGAAAATATTTCTAGCTATAATATAACTGTTGTAGCTACTGACAGAGGATCTCCTTCACTTTCCAGAAGAAGGACTATCAGATTAGAGATATCAGATATTAATGACAATCCACCAGCATTTATAAAATCCACGTATGTAACTTATGTATCAGAAAATAACTTACCAGGAGCCTCAATTTACAGTGTAAAAGCTTTAGATCCTGATGCTGGTGACAATGCTAAAATTATGTATTCAGTTTTTAATACTAACATAGAAGATCTCCCAGTATCCACTTATTTCTCTATTAATATAAAAACTGGAGTTCTATATGCTCAGAGGTCATTTGATTTTGAGCAAAACAAAGAGTTTATATTACAAGTGACTGCTAGAGACAATGGGTCACCATCCCTGAGAAGCAATGTCACATTACTTATTCGAATAGTAGATCAAAATGACAATGCACCGAAAATCCTGTACCCTCCCCCTGAAAATGGCTTAACTGTGTTTGAGATGGTCCCTTTTTCCTCTGAACCTGGATCTTTAATAACAAAGGTGGTTGCAGTGGATGAAGACTCTGGACATAATTCTTGGCTGTCTTATCATTTCATGCAAGTCTCTGAACCATTTTACTGTATCATTAACGAACATACAGGAGAAATTAGGACATCACGGGCCTTTCAAGAAAAGGATGTACTAAATCATAAAGTTGTGGTGTTGGTGAAGGACAATGGAGTCCCCTCTCTCTCATCTACTACAACCTTAAGTCTGGTTATTGCAGACAGTTTTCAACAAGTGGTTCCTAAAATTAACAGTCATGCTAATGATGGCAATCTTGATTCAAATCAGCAGCTATACTTAGTGGTTGCCTTAGCACTGATTTCCTTGTTATTTATTGTAACTATTATGGTGGTTATCATATCAAAATGCAGAGCATCAAAATCCCCAACAACCTCTTTTAGTACAAGTTTGTATCCTCCCATGGATCCCAGAGTGCTCTCCATGTATAGTGATGGAACATTATCACTCCCCTACCCATATAACTTCTGTGTGACTTTGGATTCAGCAGGCAATGACTTTACCTATGTTCCACCAAATCAAAATGTCCCTGTGGAAAATTTAATTGACACGGATGATTTAGGACATGGAAATGACAGTGTAAATAACCCATTGAAAACTAAGGGTATCGAGCAGGTAAGTCAACaatcatatttatttaatttttaacaaTCATTATTTATCATACTTTACCCTTTAAATGTTGACTGCAGGTATCAGTGTCACTATTTAGTGTATTCTATTTTGTTATAACAAACAAGTGACAGTATCTTTGAACTCCATTAGTATGTGACTTGTGGTTGTATATGGGATTCATTCAGAACATTCACCAGTCACTAGCGGTGTGAGCATACATTTCATGTTCTGAATTAGCAGGACTTTACTGTTTTGGCTCAtaaccacaaggctctgtactaggtcatTCTATTTAACCTGTTTGTAAGTGATATAATTAAAGGTAGTATAACTGAAGGTTTGGTGAATAAGCTATGTCTATCGTATTTATCTGATGACACAAATTTTGGCAATAGGGTTGATATTCCTGGAGGTGTTTGTAATAAGaagcatgatttggcattgctggaagattggtcaaagccgtgaaaactgcagttcaatgtgtctaaatgtaaaatattgcagctaaTGTTGGAGGTACAGAGTTAGCCAAAACTACAGCGGTTAAAGATTTgagggtacttatttcagatgattgcaaaatgagcaaactgtGGCAAtgcagtgggaaaagtgaatagaaaTCTAAAGTGTATAGATATTTAGTTAGACCTAATTTAGAATATTGTGTCCAGTTCTAGAGAGACCTCACATACAAAAAGATACTGATAAGAGACAGGCAATAAAAATAAAAGGTCTGAGGAGTAAAACGTATCAAGAGAGACTGCAGAAACTTAATATATACAGTCTGAAAGAAAAAAAGGGATAGGCGAGACATGATTGGaaactttaaatacatcaaggggatgAATAAGGTTGAAGAGGACAATATTTCCAATTTGGAGtcaagatcaagaacatggggacataaCCTCAAACTAACAGGAGGAAATTTCAATACTAACACTAAtcttaaaaagtattattttatgGCAGGAGCAGgtaatgcttggaatagacttctagCGGAGTTAGTGAGTCAGATAACAGTAGGTGGATTCAGACATTTTTTTTGGACAAACATAGACCAATAATCTAGATCTTTAAGGAAAGAATGTATTATCGCGTGCTACCTTTAATTGACGTGTGTGTTGTAGGTCAAACTTCTAGTAGGTGGCTGCAGACAACCcaattgtgttcccacaatgtAAACCACAAAAAAATGGTGCAAATAATATGAAATCATaacatacattttaatataaagAGCACTAATGATAAACGTAAACCAATCAAAAATTCTTCTAAATAAAGTGACTATTAAAACACACAGTAAACagtgttaaataaaataaaatgcaacttTTCAAAGTGCCCTTCAAATTATTCCAGAAATGTAATACAGTTCATAGTGGACCAAACGATTTTCCACAATACTGTGCCAATACTTCACTGACTTCCCACCACCATTCAAATAATGTGTCATCTCACCATTTGACCTCTCATACCTGGTCAGATTGTACTTTCCCCTATTCTAGGGCACAAAGAACTGGGCTTCTCTGCACTCCTACTCCTATGCATCTTCTTATGTTCTGAGTATTAGGTGTGTGACCCTTTAAAATCATGATTCCATCTGAATGTAAGTGCTTGTAAAAGAGGTCATCctcatagtgtagtaggtttaaaatatatatttattaaaacatGCAGCACTTACATACAAGGCAAAAAACATTCTGCTCCTAAACACCAGGGCTTGGAGGCTCCTGCATCACTTCAGTATTGGCAGCCTCACCTGGCTCCACCCTACCCGTGTTGTCATGGTCATGTGATTTCCTCATGGGTGTGGGGCCGGGTGCATATATGGAGATTATACGATGGTGACAATTAAGCTGCCATAGCGACAGATCAACAATACTACTCTCCTCTACATGcaattaatattcatttttaatggTGCTCGGCAATTCCAATCCATTAATTCCTAGTTAGACAGACATGGTATAATCTAAATTGAACATTtatataaaaatgatttaaatcttAAATCATCCATTTTAACTATATTAAAATCCATGTTACTCCATCTAATGGTCAAATGTAAGAAAGCGCTGATGAATAAAAAATGACAATTCATCTAATATTGAAACTGGATATTTAAAATATGATAATAAAATAAACTATACTTAATATTGCCCTCCCACTACCTTGCCCTGCAGGCAGTTGAAATGTAGGGTATATATACAAAGAAGCAAGGGGCATAGGTATAAAATaagcataaaaaatgtattaaaagatttTATATATTCCAATATTCTTAAAATCACTAATGAAACAGTTTAGATCAAATTTAATGTTCATACCTTTGAGGTTTAGATTCTGCATTTTATAAATCCATTTGAATTCTTGATGGCTTTGCATCCCAATTTTATTATTTCCTCACCAGTGTCTTTTGTAGTTTTCTAAACACCAAAATTGCAATCCCAAGGGGTCTCTGTTGTCGTGCATGAGAAAATGATTAGATACACTGTGGTTTTTAAAACCAATTGATATATTGTCTGCATGGTCATACATTCTTTTTGATAGTTTCCTCTTAGTTCTTCCTCTATATTGGTACCCACATGTACATTGGAGATCGTATACCACCCCCTCCATATTATATGTGAATAAATCTCTGATCCTATAATTGTTCTGCATGGAAGATGTTCCACTCTGTTCTTTTCCTTGGGTTGGCTCTTGTTTGTTTACATGTGTAGCATCTTCCACCCCTAAAAAAACCCAGtgtgtaaaaaaaggaaaactccATTATTTTTGGTGGGTCTAgtatattctttattttacttaTTCTTTAGATTAGGGTATTAGGATATTGGGCTTTTTTATACATGAACTTTGGTTTTTCAGGTAATACATGTCCCAATGTCGTGTCTGCTTTCAATATAGGCCAATGTTTTCTGATGATGTGTTCAGATTTTTTATATTGGATGTTATAATCAAGTATTAATTTTATCTCATAGTCGTTTCCTTCTTGTTTGATCTTATCCTGGATTAAATTTGCCCTTTCCATTCTGCTAATCCCGATTTACTGTATCGATAATAGTGTAgactttttcctttttaatttccaTGTCAATCGagaatatttttattcattttaactgTGTCTTCAGGGAAATTCTGCAGTTCTACAATATGGTTTGAATGTAAACTGAGCTCAtctaaaaagtacattttttataaaatagaTTTAGATTGAAAGATGTAACCCATATTcagcaataaaaaatattaatattggtGCAAGATTTAAAGCTACTGCTCTGTGCCACATGGGTTCGCCCTTGATCGGCACACTAATTTCTGGATACACTGAATGAATCCTTGAGAATCTGGTGCTCCATTCTATAAATCACCAAGGAACTTACTCTGCAAACTCTACTTTACCTTCCTTTGCACTCTTTATAGCTTATTACCCCAGATTTACCTATAAACCAGTGGAGCTCGAAAGGTATACTAACTTTTGGACACCTGTATACCCCTCAATGTCTCACATCCTTTCAATATCTGGTCAACTCCTTCTGCATTTCTAATAGAGACCTCTACATTTACCCATGGATTTTACATGCTTTATCCTCCTTATCTTGATCTTCATTGCCACTCACCTAGAAATTGGTCTACTTCTACGATTACAAGACCCGCAATGTAAAGGGTACCTCCCTGATATACATATTGCTTACCACTCCTACAACAGATGAGAAAAGTCCACCCATGGAATATTGGCAGAGGACTCTTCTGTTTCCACTCAACAATAGCACTCAGCACTCCAGAAGCTACGCCTGTTctctaaaaacttttttctttgggAATCAACTATGAAAATATACCTTAAATGGTATTACACAGCTACCAAACAGGCCCAGATACACTGCTCACTCTCACCCAAATGCTGGTGATTATGCAACATGGATGGCACTCCTTCGCACATATAGTGGGAATGTCCTGCTCTTTCTTCCTTCTGGACACAAGTAGATGCTTTTCTTAGTACTTTAACTCTGTTACATTGACTCCTTAGATGGCTCTTGTTATTGGGCTGGAGGATTGCCATCCTCTGATGCATTCCTTAGTTACCCATGTTCTCAATGATCATTGTAAACTAGAATGGTTATTTGCAAAAGCCCACCTGTCCACTCTGAAATTTTACAAACACTGGCTCTTCTGGCTTCAGGACTCCAGATGCACCCACATTTTCTGATTTATACCATTTTCAAGCCCATGATAGCTCCAATGGCCTTTCTCTCCTCTCCATATATCATAGAAAGCCATCCTCTAGGTATTTACACAATGTTACAGGTCATCACTGACCTTGTGTTTCCTTATGCTACACCATACTCCCTTTCCTTATTGATACTAGTAGGCTACTTTCCCTTTGTTGGGAACCACTTTATGTTAGCCAGTTACAACACTCAATCCTCTTATGTCCTTATTTATTATTTACGGCCTTCCCCAGTGGTGAGGGCACCTTATGATACCCCCCACTCCACTCTCTACTCAGGATTCAGGAGTTATGTGCCAGCAATTGTTATCTAATAATTCTATCCACCCCTCATCAGTACCCCTTATTTCACCCTATTATTAATCctgctttattgttttttctttgatTCATTATTTTATACTATCTCACTATTGCTGCATAGTGCACATGGTGTTTTATACTTAAGATTAAGATGCTTTTATGCCTTTTATCTTGACATACAGTTCTTTACTGTACCTCAGAAAATCCTTCAATAaaaatttgaataataaaaataaaattcttatAATTGCATGTTTTCAGTGATATACTAAGAACTGTCCTTGGCTGGATGCTTGGCGCTATGGATGACTGAATTTGCTCTGGTTGTATTTGCCAAAGATTCAGTAAATCCTGTTTAAAATTCAGGAAACTCAAACCTAGAGGTAAATGACACTGTAGTTTATGAAGAGAGGTGAATCCTGTTAGTAGATTCTAGCCATTTTCTAGGGATAATAGCAAGCTTTTGTCAAAAAAGTCATGGGAAACTGGTCACTGTCAAGCAGGTCATGTACTAATGCCAAAAAAACTACAATACTCTAGGCAAAATGTACTAGACACGTGGGGTCAGGCAGGTATTTTACGtggataattaataataataataattaataattaactaGTAGGATATCCCTACAGCGCATTAGACCATCTTTTTAAGTAAAGAGGTCAtagccatctggtaagcagctttCATATCTGAGCACTTTTGGTGTTGCTTTATATTATACGGTGAAGGATTTCTTCTCTGCCATCAAGATTCTAGTCACCACTAACTTCCACTATGGACATTCTCACTGTTATACTTTTgtaacaaaaaatattatttttatttgtatatccaatgttgcactttatatttgaATTGATTTATTCATATACGCTTTATAGTATTTTTTACAGATAGGTATTAATCACCTTATTTGCACCTTTTtttgcacatgtcactttattcCATGTCATAAGGTCTTTGAGATAAGGCACATATTATTATCACACAGAGCCCCCATACCATCCATTTTTCAAATTGCACAGTGTTCTTTCATTGTTTTGGGGAGCAGATATATATATTAGGATTGTTTCACAAATTATTGTTTGGCACAAGGTTCCCTTTTCATTAAAACACTGCCAGTGTTTACTATTTCGATTGTCTGCCTGGAGGTTTCATTCCACTATTGTTGGTTGTGTgtttactgtacatactgtatctcTATATCTATTGTTCAGCATGTCTCTTCTATCTTTTGTTTCTTGGGTGTAGACTCAGACTCTTCAGTGAAGATACTAGTGTTATTTTAATGTTTGTGTCTCCACTCCTTTGCATATTGTAGTGGCAAAAGTCTGcatattgcatattttttttctgtGGCAGAAGTCTGTTCTGTGGTGTATTGTTGTATAGTCACTGAACTTTTTGTGCATCATGGAGAAATTGATGGCCAAGATTGCTAAAATTAAAGAAAGTAATGCAATGATATGATTAATGGAGAAATCTAAACGCCCATGGCACCACGCACAAGAGTATGCAAATGTAAAGCTAACAgagaaaaaatacagcaaacatgACGGTATGCTGCACAGATTTTTTTGCTGCTTGCTGGTTGGCTAACAATTACAAACAGTTATTGTTGCAAAACAAATTCCTCAAGGAGGATCTGGAAATAGCCAAAAGTAATATCagtactttaatgccctgtacacaccatcggacattgatcggacattccgacaacaaaatccatccgattttttctgacggatgttggctcaaacttgtcttggatacacacggtcacacaaagttgtcggaaaatccaatcattctgaacgcggtgacgtaaaacacgtatgtcgggactataaacggggcagtagccaataccttTCATCTCTtaatatattctgagcatgcgtggcactttgtgcgtcggatttgtgtacacacgatcggaatttaaacgatcggattttgttgtcggaaaattttatatcctgctctcaaactttgtgtgtcggaaattccgacgaaaaaagtccaatggagcccacatacgatcggaatttccgacaacacaatccgatcacactttttccattggaaaatccgaccgtgtgtacagggcataaacgtTTCTATGACAAATTTGAATGCTAGCCACCAGCAACCAACAATAGACAACCAAAAAG is a window from the Aquarana catesbeiana isolate 2022-GZ linkage group LG03, ASM4218655v1, whole genome shotgun sequence genome containing:
- the LOC141132486 gene encoding protocadherin gamma-B1-like isoform X32, which codes for MKIMPEMKEHLKANKGIIWQVTFFFFFSWLCHSVSGQTHYSIVEEMKKDSVIANIADDLGLDINKLSSRKLQIVSHVSEKYFYVNPGNGNLYVRDRIDRETLCGSAATCSLMFDAMVENPFYFFNINVEIQDINDNAPVFFHDTITIEIVEFTLPGARFALQSAEDPDIGINSIQTYKLGDNQYFTLTETKGDDGSTFPGLILEKPLDRETQSNHEIILTALDGGNPIRSGTVLIKIVIADANDNVPKFTQNVYKVSVNENAPVNSTVIIVEATDKDEGTNAQITYSFSKNSESIHHTGMFSINSANGEIKTNRNFDFEMIKNYELSVQAKDGGGLFAHAKVLIEVIDDNDNAPEIIITSLSTSIPEDSEPGTVIAVIRVNDQDSGENGEADCQIIEKVPFELNLSSNRFYKIITTKTVDRENISSYNITVVATDRGSPSLSRRRTIRLEISDINDNPPAFIKSTYVTYVSENNLPGASIYSVKALDPDAGDNAKIMYSVFNTNIEDLPVSTYFSINIKTGVLYAQRSFDFEQNKEFILQVTARDNGSPSLRSNVTLLIRIVDQNDNAPKILYPPPENGLTVFEMVPFSSEPGSLITKVVAVDEDSGHNSWLSYHFMQVSEPFYCIINEHTGEIRTSRAFQEKDVLNHKVVVLVKDNGVPSLSSTTTLSLVIADSFQQVVPKINSHANDGNLDSNQQLYLVVALALISLLFIVTIMVVIISKCRASKSPTTSFSTSLYPPMDPRVLSMYSDGTLSLPYPYNFCVTLDSAGNDFTYVPPNQNVPVENLIDTDDLGHGNDSVNNPLKTKGIEQHSQPNADWQLTQGQRPGPSGTQQPTEEPGVWPNNQFETERLQAMILASANEAAEGSSGLGGSTGTMGLSARYGPQFTLQHVPDYRQNIYIPGTTSTLTNAAGKRDNKAPSGNKKKSGKKEKK